The Deltaproteobacteria bacterium region AAAGACTTTTACATCTACATCGACGCCGTTCTTTCCGAATTTTTCATTGATAACTTGAAGGGCTTTGCGTTTCAGGTCTGCTATTTCAGGAGTATTGGGGAGATCTTCAAGCCGGTAAAGAGCATGCCCACCATTACTTGAAAACGCTTTGATCGGTAACGGCCATCCGTTTTTTTCAAGCCAGCCCGCAACCTTGTTCCGACAGTCAATTGCGGTCTCGACTTCTTCCGCAGTTGCCGAGATCCCCGAGGGACGAACCGGGTCAGTGTCAATCAAAAGCCATCTGTGACAGATCACCTGGTCATCAGTAGTAGTGGCCTTTGGCGCTACAAGACGATTATTGGCACGGGCAAGCAGGGCAGGGTTGACTGGATTCAAGGTAAAATAAATGCCCTCAGCTTTTTGGAGGTTGTCTATGACTGCCGCGGCTTTTGCAAACTCGACAGGATCATTGAAGTAGCCGCTAACTGTGCCTTTCGCCCATCCATCCCACGGTCCTTTGCCTGTAATGCCGATCACGCGGATCTCTGCCACCTCACCGGGCTTGAAGAAGGTATTAAATAGCATCTCGAAGGAGTTGTTACGTTGTTCTGCCATTGACGTTCCTCCCAGCTTGGCGCTGAAAGGCATCCAATGCCTTCAGCGTTACTTCCTGGAACTTTTTGAAGGTGTGTTTGTCGTAAAAGGCGAGTATGTAAGCCCACCCCTGACTACCATCAGGCTTTTTGTAGGGTTTGGCTGGCAGTTGCAGCCAGTGCTTACCGTTCTTTTGATGAAGGGCGATATCGCGGATCTCCAGGCCTACACTGGTCATGCGAAGGGTCAAAAATCCCTGGAGGCTGTTCTTCTGGTAAGTTCTGAAGTCTGTTATTTCGATTGCCATGGTTCCTCCTCTTTGAGACAAAGTAAAACGTCCAGGAACCTTGACAACCATGTCCAACAAGGCAGTCGTAAGGCAACGGGAACGACAAGCGATAAGGCCAATCCAGCCGCTTTTACAGTTACATTTTGGTGCCACCTTGCCATAAAACCTCAAAATCCTTCACGATTTTCCGGCACATTGGATTTAATATCCATTTCCTTTATGGCTTTTCCCCTGTTAGCTTCGACGACATTGGTGTTGACGTGCTGATTCAAGTCCTCGGACCTATAAAGGATTCGGCGGCCAAGACGCACATGCGTAATC contains the following coding sequences:
- a CDS encoding helix-turn-helix domain-containing protein; protein product: MSELLNVPEAAQILRIAIPTLRKWTAEGLITHVRLGRRILYRSEDLNQHVNTNVVEANRGKAIKEMDIKSNVPENREGF